One part of the Magallana gigas chromosome 5, xbMagGiga1.1, whole genome shotgun sequence genome encodes these proteins:
- the LOC105344963 gene encoding uncharacterized protein — MDMTRDALILILCLLIGKTANENALIKNVTDILNTAKALDNGNGSFVDKINNVGNFAEKFTEMIAPALLSLRAEKMSGGEKSANSLDSRLLKNLMIEVDREFKGLSVKLENLIHKMEEHRIQMQLGNTEQKIRVAAQELEILHSVPADAFSEQGVNVEMSYLIVKNYSESYKYMKHDWGQKIKQVTNHITQIDQVVKSKWREQAEADVIQMAETKRGLDHYSFVHLMYNHLQNKYPWRHWFAVVYDPIDGPDKHWMSTCGGFTLFRFHGRNIVVASVDENKPYMDRKKSVDILENLPPSTTAEGFYYSLPGNITGTCDWYASSGCLRFGYKGFHVGNGKRTVLITRDDSDMTLHLFG; from the exons ATGGATATGACCAGGGATGcacttattttgattttgtgttTGCTGATCGGAAAAACTGCTAATGAAAACGCTTTGATTAAAAATGTCACGGATATTTTAAACACCGCCAAGGCGCTAGACAACGGTAATGGTTCGTTTGTGGACAAAATAAATAACGTTGGCAATTTCGCTGAGAAATTTACAGAAATGATTGCTCCAGCTCTACTTAGCTTGAGAGCAGAAAAAATGTCGGGAGGCGAGAAATCCGCAAATTCTTTGGACTCGAGACTGTTAAAGAACCTTATGATTGAAGTTGATCGTGAATTTAAGGGTTTATCTGTGAAATTGGAGAACTTGATACACAAAATGGAAGAACATCGTATCCAAATGCAACTAGGGAACACGGAACAGAAGATCCGCGTGGCGGCCCAGGAACTGGAAATTCTACACAGCGTTCCGGCTGACGCTTTTTCCGAACAA GGAGTCAATGTCGAGATGTCGTATCTTATCGTTAAGAACTATTCCGAGAGTTACAAATATATGAAACACGACTGGGgacaaaaaatcaaacaagtaACGAATCACATCACGCAGATTGACCAAGTTGTGAAATCCAAGTGGCGGGAACAAGCAGAAGCTGACGTCATTCAGATGGCCGAAACCAAACGTGGCCTAGATCATTATTCTTTTGTCCACCTGATGTATAACCATCTCCAAAACAAGTATCCATGGCGACACTGGTTCGCGGTGGTATATGACCCGATAGACGGTCCAGACAAGCACTGGATGAGCACCTGTGGGGGATTTACATTGTTCCGATTCCATGGGAGAAATATAGTAGTGGCTAGCGTGGACGAGAACAAACCATACATGGACAGGAAGAAAAGCGTCGATATTTTGGAGAATCTGCCTCCGAGCACCACTGCTGAGGGGTTTTATTACTCACTTCCGGGGAACATCACCGGAACTTGCGATTGGTACGCATCTTCCGGGTGTCTTCGGTTCGGATACAAGGGGTTCCATGTCGGGAACGGGAAACGAACAGTTCTCATTACTAGGGATGATTCAGATATGACGCTTCATCTGTTTGGATAA